From a single Candidatus Rokuibacteriota bacterium genomic region:
- the feoB gene encoding ferrous iron transport protein B, translated as MSLATGCHATIDRWRADVTVRLALAGNPNVGKSSLFNWLTGMGVATANYPGKTVEVALATTQFKGQEVGIMDLPGTYALGSTSEDQWVARQALLDARPDAVVAVVDATRLERNLYLPLQLLDMGMPLVIALNLVDEAWRDGVRIDHGRLSRLLGVPVVPTVAVRGQGLDRLMEVALGEAGKGAGVSMPRYGLDVEEAVASLADLLVKSGAPLPWDLPARAVAILLLEDDEGALGWAEAAPGGDEIVTHARAASAEIAGRHDEPTPIRIARERHGLAGDIAARVKSQVRAPSRGQDRFWRWTTAPATGFPLLGLVLVALFAGLFYVGDALSILLTGSWEAYISPWIRLGVRGVLGEGVTGRSLLWGVDAGVNAALAVGIPYILVFYLMLSVLEDTGYLNAVAFLTDPFMHRLGLHGRAVIPLVAGAGCNVPAIMATRVLATARERILASTLVCLVPCSARTAVIAGAVSKYVGWEAAVAVYLIVAALGWGAGWGLNRLLPGRSTGLVMEMFPFRTPRLRTMLKRTWHRFAGFVRVAMPVVLAGSLALGIIYETGLVWAFTAPLAPIVEGWLGLPAVAGLTLIFAVLRKELALQLLITLAVARYGASAGEITAFMDRGQIFTYALVNTLYIPCIATVAVLAREIGWKRGLAVSGFTIALALLAGGVARRVIAF; from the coding sequence GTGAGCCTGGCGACCGGCTGTCACGCCACGATCGACCGCTGGCGCGCGGACGTCACGGTCCGCCTCGCTCTCGCCGGCAACCCCAATGTCGGCAAGTCGAGCCTCTTCAACTGGCTCACGGGGATGGGCGTGGCGACGGCGAACTATCCCGGTAAGACGGTGGAGGTCGCGCTGGCCACGACGCAGTTCAAGGGGCAGGAGGTCGGGATCATGGACCTGCCCGGGACCTACGCGCTCGGGTCCACCTCCGAGGATCAATGGGTCGCGCGCCAGGCGCTCCTGGACGCCAGGCCCGATGCCGTCGTGGCGGTGGTGGACGCGACGAGGCTCGAGCGGAACCTCTACCTGCCGCTTCAGCTCCTCGACATGGGGATGCCGCTGGTCATCGCGCTGAACCTCGTGGACGAGGCGTGGCGGGACGGTGTGCGCATCGACCATGGCCGGCTGAGCCGGCTCCTGGGCGTGCCGGTGGTGCCGACCGTGGCGGTGCGGGGCCAGGGGCTCGACCGGCTCATGGAGGTCGCGCTCGGCGAGGCCGGGAAGGGCGCCGGCGTCTCCATGCCGCGCTACGGGCTGGATGTGGAGGAGGCCGTCGCGAGCCTCGCGGATCTCCTGGTCAAGTCCGGGGCCCCGCTCCCGTGGGATCTGCCGGCTCGCGCCGTGGCCATCCTCCTGCTGGAGGACGACGAGGGAGCGCTCGGATGGGCGGAAGCGGCTCCCGGCGGCGACGAGATCGTGACGCACGCTCGGGCCGCCTCCGCCGAGATCGCCGGGCGCCACGACGAGCCCACGCCCATCCGCATCGCAAGGGAGCGCCACGGCCTCGCGGGGGACATCGCCGCGCGGGTGAAGTCCCAGGTGAGGGCCCCGTCCCGCGGTCAGGACCGCTTCTGGCGCTGGACGACGGCGCCGGCCACGGGCTTCCCCCTCCTCGGGCTGGTGCTCGTCGCGCTCTTCGCCGGGCTCTTCTACGTGGGCGACGCGCTCTCGATCCTGCTCACCGGGAGCTGGGAGGCGTACATCTCGCCGTGGATCCGTCTCGGCGTGCGGGGCGTCCTGGGCGAGGGGGTCACAGGCCGGAGCCTCCTCTGGGGCGTGGACGCAGGGGTCAACGCCGCGCTGGCGGTGGGGATCCCGTACATCCTGGTCTTCTACCTCATGCTCTCGGTGCTGGAGGACACGGGGTATCTCAACGCGGTGGCCTTCCTCACCGATCCGTTCATGCATCGGCTGGGGCTGCACGGGCGGGCGGTGATCCCGCTGGTGGCGGGCGCCGGGTGCAACGTGCCGGCCATCATGGCGACGCGCGTGCTCGCCACGGCGCGGGAGCGCATCCTCGCGAGCACGCTGGTCTGTCTCGTGCCCTGCAGCGCCAGGACGGCGGTGATCGCCGGCGCCGTCTCGAAGTACGTGGGCTGGGAGGCCGCCGTGGCCGTGTATCTCATCGTCGCCGCGCTGGGCTGGGGAGCGGGCTGGGGGCTCAACCGGCTCCTCCCCGGCCGCTCGACCGGTCTGGTCATGGAGATGTTCCCGTTCCGGACTCCACGGCTTCGCACCATGCTCAAGCGCACCTGGCACCGCTTCGCGGGCTTCGTCCGGGTGGCGATGCCCGTCGTCCTCGCCGGCAGCCTCGCGCTGGGGATCATCTACGAGACGGGGCTCGTCTGGGCCTTCACGGCGCCGCTCGCGCCCATCGTCGAGGGGTGGCTGGGGCTTCCGGCGGTGGCCGGGCTCACGCTGATCTTCGCGGTGCTCAGGAAGGAGCTGGCGCTGCAGCTCCTCATCACCCTGGCCGTGGCCCGCTACGGGGCCTCCGCCGGCGAGATCACGGCCTTCATGGACCGGGGCCAGATCTTCACCTATGCACTCGTGAACACGCTCTACATCCCGTGCATCGCCACCGTCGCCGTGCTCGCGAGGGAGATCGGGTGGAAGCGGGGCCTCGCCGTCTCCGGCTTCACGATCGCGCTCGCGCTCTTGGCCGGCGGGGTGGCGCGTCGGGTGATCGCCTTCTGA